The Gloeobacter morelensis MG652769 genome contains the following window.
TGAGCATCGCTGCACTCCAGGCAATCGATGCTAACAACAGTACCCGCATCATCCGTTCCTGACTGACGCGTACTTCTTCAAGATGGTAGCCACAGGATTTGACGTCTTTGTGCCAAACTTCGATTCCCCAACGGTCAGCATACAGCTCAAGTGCTTCGTGTAACTTTGGCCGGTCTGTCAAAATATACCAGCCTTCACCCGGTTGCATATTCCGGATTTTTCGTTTCCAGATACAAGCAATATTGAACGGCTCGAATCCCTTGTTTTTACGATTTTTGGTGACGCGCACTCCGCCAAGAAACATCGACATTCCAGGTTGTAGTTCCAAAGACTTTAGCGAGCGAAAGTCTGCACCTTGTTGTCGAATATATTCACTGATTTTTAATCTCAAGCAAAAGCCGGCCTTTCGACTGCGCAACCAATTGGCCAGCTTGACACTGCAAAACTCTCTGTCCCCCAACACCACGACGCGATAGGCAGAAAGTAGAGACAGAACCGGTGAGAGTAACAGTTGTTGGTCTTCGAGGTTACTGTTGCCAGGATGGTCGAGCAAGGTCCAATTGAGTGGCAAGGCATGTCTATGCCACACCAGGGCCACTGTCAGCACGTTGTAGTGCCACCAGTCGGTGCGGTCGATCGCCAGTTTGAGTGTGGTTGTCTTGGAAAAGTGGGTCAGTACCAGGTACAAAACCAATGGGAACCAAGCCTCGAAAATATTGAGTTTGTCGAGGGTGAGAAAGCGTTGGAGAGCGCGCTTGCGACTGTCGGCAGTGATCGGCAGCGGCAGTGCCTGGGAGAGTTTGCCCAAGGCGAGCTGTTTGTGGGTTTGCAAAGTGGCGACAAGCAAATGCAAAAACAGAGACTGTCGCGCAGTGAGCAGGTGTGCGAAGAAGGTCTGGTAGAATGCAGGCATCATTGTTTTTGGATGGACTTGGGCGACATCCCAAGTCCATTTTCCTATGTAGCGATGCCTGGAATGCTTGTCCAGTCCGGTTTGTGAGCTACTCTGTCACCCCTTGAAGGATTTTGGATGTCAACACCCGGCAACTTCTCGTCTTCCGCGAGCCCGGCCCTGGAGGTTACTCCAAACAGTTTGCCCTTGGTGAAAGTGACAGCATTGTGCCGCTTGCCTTTTCTTCTATTCAAGTTGCGTTAAAGGATTTATTTCCTTGATGCTGAGTCGCCTATCCAAGAGATTGTGGCCATGGCTGGATGTACCTACCAGGAGCAATTCGAAAGCCTGATGACTGCCACCCGTTTTGTCTGGCGGTCTCTCCAACGCCGCGCGCCGGAGAGAGAGCCACGTTTGCGCTGGCAGTTGCAAACAAAATTGATTAGAAGTGCCTTGGGTGAAGCACAAAGCATTCACGAGCAGGCCAGACAACACCTCTTCTCGCTCATCGTCGCACCGGAAATGAGCCACTTGAGCTTCGCTGGGACCATGCAAGCGCTCAATCTGCTCCACATCCGTACTGTCGAGGTCATTGAATCCATCGGCCGCGGCGAATCTGACGGCGAGGCTGGTGCACCAGTCCCTGCCCCCAAAATTCCACCCCCGGCGGCTTGCAGGCGGAGGCAGAGCCCCAAACGTGGTTTGTCTGGCCCCAGAACAGTTAAACAGGAGACAAACATCATGCCCGACATCTACACGCCGCGCCCCGATATCGTGATGCGCTTTCTCAAAGAAGCCGGTTTCGAAAGCCAGGTGCAGCCGACGATTTTGAAGGATCGGCCGCGGGACATTACCTATCGCTTCCGCACCGGCGATACCTACGTGGAGTTCTACGTCCATGACATCAAAGCCCTCCCGGAGCCGCCCGGACCGTTGTTTGAGCCTGCTTCCGCCGCGGGCGGTGCGCTTGTCGGTGCCGCTTTGACCGCGGCTGTGGGCTGGTGGTTCGTCCGGCGCCGCATTGTGTAGTTTTCGCTTTTAAATTCTTTGGCTCCTTGGCTTTGCCCGACAGTCTGTGGGTGCGAGAGGTGGAACCCCTTCGGGTTCCCCTCTCGCGCTCTCCCTCCCCGCGTCGGGGCGTGCCACCCCGACACCCCCGGACTTCAGGGCCCGGTCAGCGGGAGAGGTGATGGGTGGGCTTGGCCAATGTTTCCAGTGCGTGCACGCTTTGCGTGTTGACTACGGCGAAGAGGTCGTCTGAAAACCTCAACGGACAACGGTTGCAGTCCTGACGCCTATTCTACAAAGTACGATTTAATTGGTGAGTACGAGGGTGCACAAACTGCCTTCGAGAATGAACAGGACAGTGCACCATCTGTTCTTCTCCGGCTGAAGCAATTGCGGGATCGTGCCCTCGCCCGCATTGCCGACCTCGGCGACGGCAACGGTCTTGCCGGTAGCAAGACCAACAATCGTCCTCCTTCGCCCCTGGAACCTGGTGATCTAGCCGCCGACCCGCAAATCGGGCCAGACTGAGCGGCCATACTTCCAGCCCCGGCCCAATTGGGTAGCCGTTGGTCTGTGCGTTACACTCGCAGATGTCGTCCGCGAACTTTTATGGTCACCAAACCGGACTGGCTCAGGG
Protein-coding sequences here:
- a CDS encoding IS4 family transposase translates to MMPAFYQTFFAHLLTARQSLFLHLLVATLQTHKQLALGKLSQALPLPITADSRKRALQRFLTLDKLNIFEAWFPLVLYLVLTHFSKTTTLKLAIDRTDWWHYNVLTVALVWHRHALPLNWTLLDHPGNSNLEDQQLLLSPVLSLLSAYRVVVLGDREFCSVKLANWLRSRKAGFCLRLKISEYIRQQGADFRSLKSLELQPGMSMFLGGVRVTKNRKNKGFEPFNIACIWKRKIRNMQPGEGWYILTDRPKLHEALELYADRWGIEVWHKDVKSCGYHLEEVRVSQERMMRVLLLASIAWSAAMLNGLQLERIGVDKYTGRVQEKQRRLRRHSPFRVGQYAWHWAQAVLGLGDWLDNLIDTCRNKARDYRRGLRAARLMLSVT